The Camelina sativa cultivar DH55 chromosome 14, Cs, whole genome shotgun sequence genome includes a window with the following:
- the LOC104740001 gene encoding receptor-like protein kinase BRI1-like 3 isoform X1, with translation MKQRWQFLFLCLLVLFLIVDARGRRLLRDDVSEEAALLTAFKQISVTSDPNNFLGNWNYGSGHHHDPCSWRGVSCATDGVVTGLDLRNGGLTGTLNLNNLTALSNLRDLYLQGNKFSSGDSSVSSSSSSGCSLEVLDLSSNLITDSSIVDYVFSTCLDLVSVNVSHNKLAGKLKTSPSSTRLTTVDLSNNLFSDEILVNFIASLPASLKHLDLAANNFSGDFSRLGFGLCGNLTVFSVSQNNISGHKFPISLSNCNLLETLNLSWKVRNITSVLVIT, from the coding sequence atgaagcAACGATGGCAGTTCTTGTTCCTCTGCTTGCTCGTATTGTTTCTAATAGTAGACGCTCGTGGCAGACGGCTACTCAGAGACGACGTTAGCGAAGAAGCTGCTCTGTTAACGGCGTTTAAACAAATCTCCGTTACGTCGGATCCTAATAATTTTCTGGGTAATTGGAATTACGGGTCGGGTCATCATCATGACCCATGTTCTTGGCGAGGCGTCTCTTGCGCTACCGATGGTGTTGTCACTGGTCTCGATCTACGAAACGGTGGTCTTACCGGAACCCTAAATCTCAATAATCTGACGGCGTTGTCAAATCTCCGGGATCTTTATTTGCAAGGAAATAAGTTCTCGTCTGGtgactcctctgtttcttcttcttcttcttcaggatgTTCTCTCGAGGTTTTGGATTTATCTTCAAACTTGATTACGGACTCTTCGATCGTTGATTACGTTTTCTCCACATGTTTGGATCTGGTCTCTGTTAACGTCTCCCATAACAAGCTCGCCGGGAAATTGAAGACTTCTCCGTCGTCGACGAGACTAACCACTGTTGATCTCTCCAACAATCTCTTTTCCGATGAGATTCTGGTGAATTTCATAGCGAGTCTCCCGGCGTCTCTGAAACACCTCGATTTAGCGGCAAACAATTTCTCCGGCGACTTCTCTCGTCTCGGTTTCGGTCTCTGTGGGAACCTCACCGTGTTCAGTGTATCACAGAACAACATCTCCGGCCACAAATTCCCGATTAGTCTGTCGAATTGTAATCTCCTCGAAACGCTAAACCTCTCTTGGAAGGTCAGAAACATAACCTCAGTTCTGGTGATCACTTGA
- the LOC104740001 gene encoding receptor-like protein kinase BRI1-like 3 isoform X2, with protein MKQRWQFLFLCLLVLFLIVDARGRRLLRDDVSEEAALLTAFKQISVTSDPNNFLGNWNYGSGHHHDPCSWRGVSCATDGVVTGLDLRNGGLTGTLNLNNLTALSNLRDLYLQGNKFSSGDSSVSSSSSSGCSLEVLDLSSNLITDSSIVDYVFSTCLDLVSVNVSHNKLAGKLKTSPSSTRLTTVDLSNNLFSDEILVNFIASLPASLKHLDLAANNFSGDFSRLGFGLCGNLTVFSVSQNNISGHKFPISLSNCNLLETLNLSWKLWMGECI; from the exons atgaagcAACGATGGCAGTTCTTGTTCCTCTGCTTGCTCGTATTGTTTCTAATAGTAGACGCTCGTGGCAGACGGCTACTCAGAGACGACGTTAGCGAAGAAGCTGCTCTGTTAACGGCGTTTAAACAAATCTCCGTTACGTCGGATCCTAATAATTTTCTGGGTAATTGGAATTACGGGTCGGGTCATCATCATGACCCATGTTCTTGGCGAGGCGTCTCTTGCGCTACCGATGGTGTTGTCACTGGTCTCGATCTACGAAACGGTGGTCTTACCGGAACCCTAAATCTCAATAATCTGACGGCGTTGTCAAATCTCCGGGATCTTTATTTGCAAGGAAATAAGTTCTCGTCTGGtgactcctctgtttcttcttcttcttcttcaggatgTTCTCTCGAGGTTTTGGATTTATCTTCAAACTTGATTACGGACTCTTCGATCGTTGATTACGTTTTCTCCACATGTTTGGATCTGGTCTCTGTTAACGTCTCCCATAACAAGCTCGCCGGGAAATTGAAGACTTCTCCGTCGTCGACGAGACTAACCACTGTTGATCTCTCCAACAATCTCTTTTCCGATGAGATTCTGGTGAATTTCATAGCGAGTCTCCCGGCGTCTCTGAAACACCTCGATTTAGCGGCAAACAATTTCTCCGGCGACTTCTCTCGTCTCGGTTTCGGTCTCTGTGGGAACCTCACCGTGTTCAGTGTATCACAGAACAACATCTCCGGCCACAAATTCCCGATTAGTCTGTCGAATTGTAATCTCCTCGAAACGCTAAACCTCTCTTGGAAG CTGTGGATGGGGGAATGTATATAG